The sequence below is a genomic window from Phoenix dactylifera cultivar Barhee BC4 chromosome 16, palm_55x_up_171113_PBpolish2nd_filt_p, whole genome shotgun sequence.
GAAATCAGACGGCATGAATATGAGTTAGCAGTTAGAATGCCATTTATTTCTGCAAATATTGCTCATACTCATAATTGTACCGAAACATCAAATCAAAAAGAGAACTGAGAATTGAAATAGTATTTTAGTCATTGGGAGACATGTTTCGCATGTCTTCAAGTGCTCCTACATGAATCTCAACTATCAAAGATCTGGAAGGAGACATGCTaaggaacaaaaaaagaaattatgaTATACGCATGGGGAGAGAAGATAACTTGTAGATATAAAAACCAATGGAACAATCACATACTGATTAGCCAATCAATTCCAAAGAAATATCCTGAAATAAATTGCTTTTACTAATTGTTTGCATTTTTTGCATCTTGTTTTTACTTTCATTTTCACAGGCTTCTTGGTTTAGCAACCATAATTAGCAGATTCATGACTCAGCAGATGAATCACAGTTACCAGAACAGAGGTCTTAATAGCAACATCATTGCTCCTCTAGTGTTAGAGGAATTTGAGGCATCATTATTACTTCAAAATCAAGATTTGACAACTTATTATTTTCTCCATAATGCAGCACATGCTGCAATTTTTGCCAACATGGCACTTTCTATCTGGTGATCCCACCATCTGTAGTGGAgtcctctctctgtctctctctctctctctggggtAAGAGAGTAGAAAATTGTGCATGATATTGTTAAAGTAGACTAGTTAATGTCCAATTTTCGAGGTCAAGATATCTAAAATAAAGACATCATCAAAACCGTGCAGTAAAACAAGAAGACAATGAGATGATAAATTCAGGTGAACTTCATCAATTCAAATACTCATGCAGCATTACTGGTATGTTTTTGTTGATGTTCTTTTATTGTTAATTGAAGTTGCCGAATATCAGATCATATTACAAAATAGCATTGTTTAAGCTACATAAACATTGACAAGCAAATGAGCATGCTGTCATGACTTAAATGACTAAATTTAGATATTTATCATGAAGAAGAAAGGAATCAAAATCAGAATTCATGCACATAGACCTGTCAAATCCTAATCATGCTTGAACATTGATATACACGGAcgaataaaattttttattgataacaaagcAGTTTACAGGAATTGCAATAATACTTAACGTATTGTGCTAGAGTATGAAAAATTACAGCAGCATCTTTTTACCTACTCAGATAACGGCAACTATCATATAACTACAACCAAATGGTGGATTCAATGGAGCAAGTCCTCCACACTTTACCCAACTAACAACAACAGAGGGATGAGGCAATTCTCACTCTTCACTGTCTCCACTATCAAAGTCATATTAGGGAGACAAACGTCAAAGACAGAGACTGTTTGCATGgctatattattattttctacAAAAAGGAGAATTTAGAAATTCAAAAACAAATGGCACCTAAAATATCTGTTTGTGACTTTGAAAATATTCTTAAAGTAAATGAAAACAAAAGCGGAAGTGATTAGAAGGGCAGAAAGCTAAAAAAAATTACCTCTGTTTTCCAGGTACAGAAGCTTCATGGGAAGGTCATCAGCTAATAACGGTGATGTGACTGAGTCTTCCACCGCCATGGGATTCCTCCTCATCTCTCTCTCCAGAATGTCAATGCATATCCGGTCTTTATTTGACTCTTGACCCTGCTGAGTCTTTGCAttataatcttttgcccttgttAGCCTCCTAGAAATCATAACAGCACTCTGCCCGTCAGCTGTTGTTTCTGATACAGATGCACCTTTGGTAAGAAGAGAAACAATGATAGCTGGCTCCATTCGCATGGCAGCTACATGGAGGGGTGTGTATCCTCTGACATTCTTTAGATTCACATTAGCCGGCCCCAGTTCTAACAACTCTGCCACAACTTTGGAATCACAGTAGGCGGCTGCATAGTGTAGAGCATTGGCATCATCTAAAGTGATATCTGATTCACTAAGAAGCAACTTCACAAGTTCAACATCATCAGAATCCAGGGCCCTAAGGATTCTTCTAGTTCTTTTCTCATGCACAGGGTCCACAGTCAAGGAATTTGGTTCATCAGGCTGGGCTTTGCAGCGGATCGATTTAATCTCCTCAGCAACTTCATGCGGCAGCTCCTTCTCAAGAGAGATCTTGTCAAGATCAGATCTTGCTACCCTTTTGATACAGTGACTGCGTAACTGATTAAGTTGTGAGTGTAATGCAACCCGAAGGATGGGGATTACATCTTCCACAAGAGCCTTCTCAACAAAGTTGAGAAGGCGACGCTGTATGAATACATAACATCATGTCAGAAGAAGCAGCCTCAACACTTATTAAGACTATCATGATATGgaatgaaaaaagaaataaaataaaacacaatATCTTTATCTATAAAGAAGAATATGACCTAATTCTAAAAACTAACATTCTAAGTTTAAAATTTATAGTCCATAGATGAAGAAGACTTTATATTCAATTGATCCTAGGTACTCATTTGAAAAGTATTTGTAGGGTTAATTTCAACACAACAAATTCGAATATAATATAACAGAATCATTTTCTAACAAAATGGTACCAGAGTAAATTCACTTCCTACTCTTACAAAGCACTAACTTTAATGGATAATGGTATGGTCATATCCTTTTTTCCTTCaattatataaattattaaattctgaaatcagGCAGCCCTCTCTCTAAAACATTTATCATGGAGTGTTGGGGGCTGATCTAAAATCAAGAGTCAAGACTTTTATCTTTTCACAAACCATCGTTAATTTCGATGCACATAACAGTATCATCtcaataaatgattaatcatgctACTTCTAGCTTTTACCCTAGATGTAGAAGTCAACCAACAATCCATCTCCCATCAAAATGACAAACATCCGTTCCTCAGAACTTACAAACCAAACATGGCTGCTCAGATGTACTTCGACAGAGCTACCTAACACTCAGAAACTCATCACTTCTTGTAagccattattttttttttaaaaaaaaaatctaacttgCAACTAGTTCTACCATAGAATGTCAAAGATGCACCTATGAGAAGTAAATTTTCTCACAAACCAACCAACACAACATAGAATTAGCATCAAAGAAGATTAGAGCTTTGGATCAACCTGCAAAAGAGAGACCAGCTCTGAAATCTGAAACACAGACGATGCATACAACAACTCCACCACGAAATTTATCGCAGGCCGGCAAGCATCATGAGCGCACATTGGATCCACACACACCGACACCTCCGGCGGAGCCGGCTTCAGTTTCCCAGTGTACAAATAGCTCAAGAAGTTCATGAAGGCCTCGCGCCCGACCCTGCCGCACGGCACCAGTTCACTCATCTCGTACCTCGGCTTCCCTCCCTCCTGCCGACGCCCACCGCAACCGGAGAAGAGGTCGTGGAAGAACCGGCTCCTCGCCGCCAGGATGCAGCGGTGGACGCCGACCGGGGCGCCCTCGACGACGATCTCAGCATCGCTGCAATCGAATTCGGAGTCGAGGAGGAGGCGCTCGAGGTTGGAGCTCAGCTTGCTCAGGCTCACCACCTCAAGGCTGgccccggcggccggcggcgccggCGGAGGAGCGGGAGGGGAAGCCGCGTAGACGCTGGTGCCATTGGAGAGGTAGGAAGAGGAGGTGACGCTCAGAGAAGACGAGGGCTCCGCCAGATTGGCCATAGACCGGAGCAACGCCAACAAGAGAAAAACGAAGGAAGAAAACCCTATAATCCCATCGCCAAGGTCTCCTTAGGGTCCGAGATCCGAGACATACCTCGACATCAACTGAAAAAAACCCACTCTGCCGATCGATCTTTTCCGCAAATTTCCTTCCAGAAGGCATCTACTCCAATCCAAAACCCTAAATTCACCAGAATCTATCTCTCCAACAACATCAACCAATCTACCTACAGATGAAGGTCCTCAAACAACCATTAGAgacaacaaaaaacaaaaataaaagattttcaCAAAAGGAATTCGGAGAAAAATCCCATAGAACTCTAACTCCCAATAAAAAAACACATAAATTCCCAGAATTCCTTAGAAAAGCATTATTTCACCAGATTGGAAGGAGAAAAAAACCGATCAAAGCCTCCAATTCCAGCAGAATCCAAGGAAAAAAAGATCGGAACGAAACGATTAGATCCTTCTCGAGCAATTAGATCATCAAAAGAGGAAGTAAATCTTAGAAATCCGAACTTTTTCtggcctaaaaaaaaaaattggcaagGAGGCGGAATTGGAATTGGAATTGGCTTCCACTATCGGGGGACGGTGGCTGGGGCCTTTTGGGCTGCGGATAGATGCTGAAGTCTATGGGTGACGCAAGGGGTGTCGTCACCGGGCGATGGTAGGGATGGGTGACGTGGGGCTTGTCGTGAGGACGCGTTTCTTCGCCGAAGACGCATCGCTTGAGCTGGAAGTTTCGTTCGTGCGCTGCG
It includes:
- the LOC103719294 gene encoding LOW QUALITY PROTEIN: BTB/POZ domain and ankyrin repeat-containing protein NPR2 (The sequence of the model RefSeq protein was modified relative to this genomic sequence to represent the inferred CDS: deleted 1 base in 1 codon), producing the protein MANLAEPSSSLSVTSSSYLSNGTSVYAASPPAPPPAPPAAGASLEVVSLSKLSSNLERLLLDSEFDCSDAEIVVEGAPVGVHRCILAARSRFFHDLFSGCGGRRQEGGKPRYEMSELVPCGRVGREAFMNFLSYLYTGKLKPAPPEVSVCVDPMCAHDACRPAINFVVELLYASSVFQISELVSLLQRRLLNFVEKALVEDVIPILRVALHSQLNQLRSHCIKRVARSDLDKISLEKELPHEVAEEIKSIRCKAQPDEPNSLTVDPVHEKRTRRILRALDSDDVELVKLLLSESDITLDDANALHYAAAYCDSKVVAELLELGPANVNLKNVRGYTPLHVAAMRMEPAIIVSLLTKGASVSETTADGQSAVMISRRLTRAKDYNAKTQQGQESNKDRICIDILEREMRRNPMAVEDSVTSPLLADDLPMKLLYLENRVAFARLFFPAEAKVAMEIAQAETTSEFTGLLTSRSSSNLREVDLNETPTMQNKRLRSRVDALMKTVDLGRRYFPHCSLVLDKFLQEDLPDLFYLQKGTPDEQQIKRMRFCELKEDVRKAFNKDKAESVHSGLSSSSSSSSSLKGDTRHSKAVRNEVAEFSWYMYYRCST